One Roseomonas gilardii subsp. gilardii genomic region harbors:
- a CDS encoding DASS family sodium-coupled anion symporter: protein MSSRGWVAPALPLLIGAGLALLPHPPGLPQHAWYFLAIFAAVIAGLITEPIPSPAVGFVGVVLAGLSAQWVLFSPQQLAQPGFNPTAAAVSWALSGFSNGTVWLIFAAFIFSLGYERTGLGRRLALLLVSRLGGRTLSLGYAVMIADGVLAPFTPSNTARSGGTIFPIVKNLPPLYDSKPNDPSARRIGSYLMWTAIASTCVTSSLFLTALAPNLLAVELVRRTTQISLDWTSWFLGFLPVGAILLLATPWLAYRLYPPEVQRSPEVQAWARAELKNLGPLSGREIMLAALVVLALALWIFGTGIMDPTMAALLVVALLVLTGTITWNDVVTDKPAWNTLVWFGTLVTLAGGLAQVGVVRWIADLLGGALEGLPVVPAMAALVLAFFLLHYLFASVTAHVTALLPVMLTVAAAIPGMPMERMALMLCLSLGIMGIISPYGTGPSPIYAGSGFLPVRDFWRLGTIFGAINLIVFLVVGLPWLMLVK, encoded by the coding sequence ATGTCCAGTCGCGGATGGGTCGCCCCCGCTCTTCCCCTGCTGATCGGGGCCGGCCTCGCCCTTCTGCCCCATCCCCCCGGCCTGCCGCAGCATGCCTGGTACTTCCTGGCCATCTTCGCGGCGGTCATCGCAGGGCTGATCACGGAGCCCATTCCTTCCCCGGCGGTGGGTTTCGTCGGCGTGGTGCTGGCCGGGCTCTCGGCGCAATGGGTGCTCTTCTCGCCGCAGCAACTGGCGCAGCCGGGCTTCAACCCCACCGCCGCCGCCGTGTCCTGGGCGTTGTCGGGGTTTTCCAACGGCACGGTCTGGCTGATCTTCGCCGCCTTCATCTTCTCGCTGGGCTATGAGCGGACCGGGCTGGGGCGGCGGCTGGCGCTGCTGCTGGTGTCGCGGCTCGGCGGGCGGACCCTGTCGCTCGGCTATGCGGTGATGATCGCCGACGGGGTGCTCGCGCCCTTCACGCCGTCCAACACCGCGCGCAGCGGCGGCACCATCTTCCCGATCGTGAAGAACCTGCCGCCGCTCTATGATTCGAAGCCCAACGACCCCTCGGCGCGGCGGATCGGCAGCTATCTGATGTGGACGGCCATCGCCTCCACCTGCGTCACGAGTTCCCTGTTCCTGACAGCGCTGGCGCCGAACCTGCTGGCGGTGGAGCTGGTGCGGCGGACCACGCAGATCTCGCTCGACTGGACCTCCTGGTTCCTGGGCTTCCTGCCTGTCGGTGCGATCCTGCTGCTGGCCACGCCCTGGCTGGCCTACAGGCTCTATCCGCCGGAGGTGCAGCGCAGCCCCGAGGTGCAGGCCTGGGCGCGGGCGGAGTTGAAGAACCTCGGCCCGCTTTCGGGGCGGGAGATCATGCTGGCGGCGCTGGTGGTGCTGGCACTGGCGCTGTGGATCTTCGGCACGGGCATCATGGACCCGACCATGGCGGCGTTGCTGGTCGTGGCGCTGCTGGTGCTGACCGGCACCATCACCTGGAACGACGTGGTGACCGACAAGCCGGCCTGGAACACGCTGGTCTGGTTCGGCACGCTGGTGACGCTGGCCGGTGGGCTGGCGCAGGTGGGGGTGGTGCGCTGGATCGCCGACCTGCTGGGCGGGGCGCTGGAGGGGCTGCCGGTGGTGCCGGCGATGGCGGCGCTGGTGCTGGCCTTCTTCCTGCTGCACTACCTCTTCGCCAGCGTGACCGCGCATGTCACCGCGCTGCTGCCGGTGATGCTGACCGTGGCGGCCGCGATCCCCGGCATGCCGATGGAGCGGATGGCGCTGATGCTGTGCCTGAGCCTGGGCATCATGGGCATCATCTCCCCCTATGGCACCGGGCCGAGCCCGATCTATGCGGGCAGCGGCTTCCTGCCGGTGAGGGATTTCTGGCGGCTGGGCACGATCTTCGGGGCGATCAACCTGATCGTCTTCCTGGTGGTGGGGCTGCCCTGGCTGATGCTGGTGAAGTAG
- the metC gene encoding cystathionine beta-lyase: protein MPDTLPHAPASRPDLSFETRMTQAGRAPLRRHGFVNPPVQRGSTVLHASCEAMDAVHRRSFEQVLTYGTAGGPTHHALEDAIAEIEGGTRCLVVGTGLAAVALALQAYLRAGDHCLIADSIYGPTRRLADGLLRGWGIEIEYYDPLVDEAGLEALLRPNTRVVMTESPGSHTFEVQDIPAIARAAHRHGAKVLMDNTWGIHHFQPFQHGVDVSIQALTKYVGGHSDILLGSVTVNTPEDWQAVRAAYVALGQFASPDDCWLALRGLRTLPVRLKQQAQNGLEVARWLESRPEVARTLHPALPSHPQHGIWKRDFTGTCSLFGVVLQPRYSRADMCALVDGLHHFGIGASWGGYESLALPTAVTRTATPLALGGQAFRLHIGLEDPADLIADLAAGLDALPR, encoded by the coding sequence ATGCCCGACACCCTGCCCCACGCGCCCGCCTCCCGCCCGGACCTGTCCTTCGAGACCCGCATGACCCAGGCGGGCCGGGCGCCGCTGCGCCGCCACGGCTTCGTCAATCCGCCGGTACAGCGCGGCTCGACCGTGCTGCACGCCTCCTGCGAGGCGATGGATGCCGTCCACAGGCGCAGCTTCGAGCAGGTCCTCACCTACGGCACTGCCGGCGGGCCGACGCATCACGCGCTGGAGGACGCCATCGCCGAGATCGAGGGCGGCACGCGCTGCCTGGTCGTCGGCACCGGGCTCGCCGCCGTCGCCCTGGCGCTGCAAGCCTATCTCCGGGCCGGCGACCACTGCCTGATCGCCGACAGCATCTACGGCCCCACGCGCCGCCTCGCCGACGGGCTGCTGCGCGGCTGGGGCATCGAGATCGAGTATTACGACCCGCTGGTGGACGAGGCGGGCCTGGAAGCCCTGCTGCGCCCCAACACCCGCGTGGTGATGACCGAAAGCCCCGGCAGCCATACCTTCGAGGTGCAGGACATCCCCGCCATCGCCCGCGCCGCGCACCGCCACGGCGCCAAGGTGCTGATGGACAACACCTGGGGCATCCACCACTTCCAGCCCTTCCAGCACGGCGTCGATGTCTCGATCCAGGCGCTGACCAAGTATGTCGGCGGCCATTCCGACATCCTGCTCGGCAGCGTCACGGTGAACACGCCCGAGGACTGGCAGGCCGTCCGCGCCGCCTATGTGGCGCTGGGCCAGTTCGCCAGCCCGGACGACTGCTGGCTCGCCCTGCGCGGCCTCCGCACCCTGCCGGTGCGGCTGAAGCAGCAGGCGCAGAACGGGCTGGAGGTCGCGCGCTGGCTGGAAAGCCGCCCCGAGGTGGCCCGCACCCTGCATCCCGCCCTGCCCTCCCACCCGCAGCACGGGATCTGGAAGCGCGACTTCACCGGCACCTGCTCGCTCTTCGGCGTGGTGCTGCAGCCGCGCTATTCCCGCGCGGACATGTGCGCCCTGGTGGACGGGCTGCACCATTTCGGCATCGGCGCATCCTGGGGCGGCTATGAGAGCCTGGCCCTCCCCACCGCCGTCACCCGCACCGCCACGCCCCTGGCCCTGGGCGGCCAGGCCTTCCGCCTGCATATCGGGCTGGAGGACCCGGCGGACCTGATCGCCGACCTCGCGGCGGGGCTGGACGCCTTGCCGCGCTGA
- a CDS encoding acyltransferase family protein yields the protein MVSGQPRNFTIDVLRGISICLVLLLHFHLSYSLLESPLALVLPEDSIKALVRNGNYGVTMFFVISGYLITSTTVKRYGTLAAVDVPSFYAFRFARIVPCLVLALALIVGLGAIGQPAFTNTAKPGWPAVDTMMAVLSVLTFWHNILMQHAWYFNYAMNIYWSLSVEEMFYLVFPLLCFALKRPRIIVAVWLLAIALGPVYRSFHTDDEIYFMYAYQACFDAIAFGCCAALVAQKINLKGVRGKAVRIAAALLMGATYLAGIHGHEVFGFTLVAAGTAVLLVGAQGEQVPAWLYRSHMLAGLRWLGRHSYELYLFHIIVLGLMRGFWPRGTLAYADKAPAMVAFVALSALTAGIIARFYAEPLNAGLRAAFLKVRSAPARQGGY from the coding sequence ATGGTTTCGGGCCAGCCGCGCAACTTTACCATCGATGTGCTGCGAGGCATTTCAATCTGCCTCGTGCTGCTGCTCCATTTCCACTTATCCTACTCTCTGCTTGAGAGTCCTTTGGCATTGGTGCTGCCGGAAGATTCCATCAAGGCTCTCGTGAGGAACGGCAATTACGGGGTCACGATGTTCTTCGTGATATCCGGCTATCTCATCACGTCCACAACGGTGAAGCGATATGGCACTCTCGCCGCGGTGGATGTGCCGAGCTTCTATGCTTTCCGCTTCGCTCGCATCGTGCCTTGCCTGGTTCTCGCCCTCGCTTTGATCGTGGGGCTGGGAGCAATTGGGCAGCCTGCCTTCACCAATACGGCCAAACCCGGCTGGCCAGCCGTCGATACCATGATGGCGGTGCTGTCCGTGCTGACTTTCTGGCACAATATCCTGATGCAGCATGCGTGGTATTTCAACTACGCCATGAACATCTACTGGTCCTTGTCGGTCGAGGAAATGTTCTATCTGGTTTTTCCTCTTCTCTGTTTCGCCTTGAAGAGGCCCAGGATCATCGTTGCGGTCTGGCTTCTCGCCATTGCGCTGGGCCCCGTTTACCGCAGCTTCCATACCGACGACGAAATCTACTTCATGTACGCTTATCAGGCTTGCTTCGATGCGATCGCCTTCGGCTGCTGCGCAGCCTTGGTCGCCCAGAAGATCAACCTCAAAGGGGTGAGAGGCAAAGCTGTCCGGATCGCCGCCGCGCTCCTGATGGGGGCGACCTATCTTGCAGGCATCCACGGCCACGAGGTCTTCGGGTTCACTCTGGTTGCTGCCGGCACTGCTGTGCTGCTGGTCGGGGCGCAGGGCGAACAGGTTCCGGCCTGGCTGTACCGCAGCCACATGCTCGCGGGCCTACGCTGGCTCGGCCGGCACAGCTATGAACTCTACCTGTTTCATATCATCGTGCTGGGCCTGATGCGCGGGTTCTGGCCCCGTGGGACTCTGGCCTATGCCGACAAGGCGCCTGCCATGGTTGCCTTCGTGGCCCTTTCCGCTCTGACAGCCGGGATCATCGCGCGCTTCTATGCGGAGCCGCTGAACGCAGGGCTTCGTGCTGCTTTCCTCAAGGTGAGGAGCGCCCCCGCGCGACAAGGTGGATACTAG
- the hisI gene encoding phosphoribosyl-AMP cyclohydrolase, translating into MPSRPITAPEATSAPLSEAAIAQVLGGLRFDAQGLVAAVAQQHDTGEVLMLAWMNREAVAETLRTGRVTYYSRSRKGLWRKGDTSGQVQHLRELRLDCDGDAVLALVDQVGVACHTGRRSCFSWALRDGELTAIAEPLEDPAALYGNTAGHGHGHSG; encoded by the coding sequence ATGCCGAGCCGCCCAATCACCGCCCCCGAAGCCACATCCGCCCCGCTCAGCGAGGCGGCGATCGCGCAGGTCCTCGGCGGGCTGCGCTTCGATGCCCAGGGCCTCGTCGCCGCCGTGGCGCAGCAGCACGACACGGGTGAGGTCCTGATGCTCGCCTGGATGAACCGGGAAGCCGTGGCCGAGACCCTGCGCACCGGCCGGGTCACCTATTACAGCCGCTCCCGCAAGGGCCTCTGGCGCAAGGGCGACACCTCCGGCCAGGTGCAGCACCTGCGCGAGCTGCGGCTGGACTGCGACGGGGACGCGGTGCTGGCGCTGGTGGATCAGGTGGGCGTGGCCTGCCACACCGGCCGGCGCTCCTGCTTCTCCTGGGCCCTGCGCGACGGGGAGCTCACCGCCATCGCCGAACCGCTGGAAGACCCCGCCGCGCTCTACGGCAATACCGCCGGGCATGGCCACGGCCATTCCGGCTGA
- a CDS encoding Fur family transcriptional regulator, protein MAQALEAALDRAATSCLNRGAQLTPLRRQVLGLVLASDQPLGAYALLDRLKAERPGAAPPTVYRALDFLLEQGLIHKVERLNAFVGCMEAEHGHAHDHPHQFLICRQCGTTQEMADPAVMQAVEAAARRVGFRPDHATVEVEGTCARCAAA, encoded by the coding sequence ATGGCGCAGGCGCTTGAGGCGGCACTGGATCGGGCGGCGACGTCCTGCCTGAATCGGGGGGCGCAGCTCACCCCGTTGCGGCGGCAGGTGCTGGGCCTGGTGCTGGCCTCTGACCAGCCGCTCGGCGCCTATGCGCTGCTGGACCGGCTGAAGGCCGAGCGCCCGGGCGCCGCACCGCCCACCGTGTACCGGGCGCTGGATTTCCTGCTGGAGCAGGGGCTGATCCACAAGGTCGAGCGGCTGAACGCTTTTGTCGGCTGCATGGAGGCGGAGCATGGCCATGCGCATGACCATCCGCACCAGTTCCTGATCTGCCGGCAATGCGGCACCACCCAGGAGATGGCCGACCCGGCGGTGATGCAGGCGGTGGAAGCGGCGGCCCGGCGGGTCGGGTTCCGCCCGGACCATGCGACGGTGGAGGTGGAGGGGACCTGCGCCCGCTGCGCCGCGGCGTGA
- a CDS encoding sulfurtransferase, whose product MVLDITYYLPPEGKTGRAEFARAHIPGARFLDVDEIADPETDLPHMAPTAGRFARLVGALGIGNDTRVVFYDQKGIFSAPRGWWLMRLFGHTKVAVLDGGLPKWQAEGRPVESGEPAPATPATYHPDFIAAFLAGIGDVKRIVRQGRPWTSPFATAPDTEGGAALILDARARGRFDGTAPEPRPGLPSGHMPGASNLPATELIAPGGTFLPPEALREKFAAAGVDGTRPVVTSCGTGITACVLAFGLHRAGLPEAAVYDGSWTEWAARPETPKVK is encoded by the coding sequence GTGGTCCTGGACATCACCTACTACCTGCCGCCCGAGGGCAAGACCGGCCGCGCCGAATTCGCCCGGGCCCATATCCCCGGCGCCCGCTTCCTCGACGTGGACGAGATCGCGGACCCGGAGACCGACCTGCCGCACATGGCACCCACGGCGGGCCGCTTCGCGCGCCTCGTCGGCGCGCTCGGCATCGGCAACGACACGCGCGTCGTGTTCTACGACCAGAAGGGCATCTTCTCCGCCCCGCGCGGCTGGTGGCTGATGCGCCTCTTCGGCCATACGAAGGTCGCCGTGCTCGATGGCGGGTTGCCGAAATGGCAGGCGGAGGGCCGCCCGGTGGAAAGCGGCGAACCCGCCCCCGCGACGCCCGCCACCTACCACCCCGACTTCATCGCCGCCTTCCTCGCCGGCATCGGCGACGTGAAGCGCATCGTCCGCCAGGGGAGGCCATGGACCAGCCCCTTCGCCACGGCGCCCGATACGGAAGGCGGCGCGGCGCTGATCCTCGACGCCCGCGCCAGGGGTCGCTTCGACGGCACGGCACCGGAACCGCGCCCCGGCCTGCCCTCCGGCCACATGCCCGGCGCCAGCAACCTGCCCGCCACCGAGCTGATCGCCCCCGGCGGGACCTTCCTGCCGCCGGAGGCGCTGCGCGAGAAGTTCGCCGCGGCCGGCGTGGACGGCACGCGGCCGGTGGTGACCAGTTGCGGCACCGGCATCACCGCCTGTGTCCTGGCCTTCGGCCTGCACCGCGCCGGACTGCCCGAGGCCGCCGTCTATGACGGCTCCTGGACCGAATGGGCGGCCCGTCCCGAAACCCCGAAGGTCAAGTGA